A single window of Paenibacillus sp. SYP-B4298 DNA harbors:
- a CDS encoding YqzM family protein: MENVRDPREHFNEEPRHDFTDVVMGFVGMAGFMTVIFALAVIIKFVIS; this comes from the coding sequence ATGGAGAATGTAAGAGATCCGCGCGAGCATTTTAATGAAGAACCACGTCATGACTTCACGGATGTTGTGATGGGGTTTGTCGGTATGGCCGGGTTTATGACCGTTATATTTGCTCTGGCTGTTATCATTAAGTTTGTCATTTCCTAA
- a CDS encoding alpha/beta hydrolase: MERTITIKSGQWNLAATLHYPELTQDSPSRLPIIIICHGFVGSRIGTDRLFVKAARTFSKEGFIVLRFDYAGCGESDGDYGETGLDSFIEQTRYVLDYALDMDIVDPERVILLGHSLGGASALLTGVKDKRVKTLVLWAPVAHPYTDIVKITGRDVHDQAMTQGGADYLGYTFRPVFYESLTKHQPLRDLKDFGGDVLLVHGTSDDVIPVDYTFLYQKLFWTRQDGQCDKEVILQGDHTFSSQASVAVLFSSTVNWLKDLERKKRDWNGWVI; the protein is encoded by the coding sequence ATGGAGAGAACAATTACAATTAAAAGTGGACAATGGAATCTGGCAGCAACGCTGCATTATCCGGAGTTAACGCAGGACAGCCCGTCGCGTCTGCCGATCATCATTATATGCCATGGCTTCGTCGGCAGTCGGATCGGTACAGATCGGTTGTTTGTGAAGGCGGCGCGTACATTCAGCAAGGAAGGGTTCATCGTGCTTCGCTTCGATTATGCCGGCTGCGGCGAGAGCGATGGGGATTACGGCGAGACGGGTCTGGACTCGTTCATCGAACAGACACGCTATGTTCTGGACTACGCGCTCGATATGGACATTGTTGATCCAGAGCGGGTGATTCTGCTGGGACACAGTCTGGGAGGCGCGTCTGCGCTGCTGACAGGTGTCAAGGATAAGCGGGTCAAGACGCTGGTATTGTGGGCGCCAGTCGCTCATCCTTATACAGATATAGTGAAAATTACAGGCCGGGATGTGCATGATCAAGCGATGACACAGGGCGGAGCAGATTACCTGGGCTACACCTTCCGTCCGGTATTCTATGAATCACTGACCAAGCATCAGCCTTTGCGGGATTTGAAGGACTTCGGCGGAGATGTGCTGCTGGTGCATGGCACCTCCGATGATGTCATTCCGGTGGATTATACCTTCTTGTATCAGAAGCTGTTCTGGACTCGCCAGGATGGTCAATGCGACAAAGAGGTGATTCTCCAGGGAGATCATACCTTCTCCTCACAGGCGAGCGTAGCGGTTCTGTTCTCAAGCACGGTCAATTGGCTCAAGGATTTGGAGCGCAAAAAGCGGGATTGGAATGGCTGGGTCATATAA
- a CDS encoding ABC transporter permease: MRMYLSVFKLRLYTGLQYRTAALAGIATQFFWGFIILMVFQAFYHQTAGSQPISLQELTAYIWLQQAFLALIMLWFRDNELFDLITTGNIAYELCRPSGIYGFWYAKLLAQRLAGAALRSGPILVAAMLLPGGYRLMLPPDGAALALFLLSLLIGLALIVAISMLIYISVFVTLSPAGSLLMFGVLGEFCAGMVIPVPLMPAWLQQIIYVLPFRWSADFPFRVYSGHIGTLDALTGIGIQLVWLAVLVMLGKWLMKLALRSVVVQGG; encoded by the coding sequence ATGAGAATGTATCTGTCCGTCTTCAAGCTGCGGCTCTACACCGGACTGCAGTACCGCACAGCGGCGCTGGCAGGCATAGCGACACAGTTTTTCTGGGGCTTTATCATCCTTATGGTATTTCAGGCCTTCTATCACCAGACTGCGGGCAGCCAGCCGATCTCCCTTCAGGAGCTGACCGCGTACATCTGGCTGCAGCAGGCATTTTTGGCCCTGATTATGCTCTGGTTCCGCGACAACGAATTATTCGATCTGATTACTACGGGCAATATCGCGTATGAGCTATGCCGACCAAGCGGCATCTACGGGTTCTGGTATGCGAAGCTGCTCGCCCAGCGCTTGGCTGGAGCTGCTCTGCGCAGCGGTCCGATACTTGTTGCAGCGATGTTGCTGCCTGGAGGCTATCGCCTTATGCTGCCCCCAGATGGAGCAGCGCTGGCCTTGTTCCTCCTCTCGCTGCTGATTGGCCTGGCTCTGATCGTTGCTATCTCGATGCTGATCTATATCAGCGTCTTCGTTACCTTGTCGCCTGCTGGTTCGCTTCTTATGTTCGGCGTGCTGGGTGAATTTTGCGCGGGAATGGTCATTCCGGTGCCGCTCATGCCAGCCTGGCTGCAGCAGATCATCTATGTACTGCCCTTTCGCTGGAGTGCAGACTTCCCGTTTCGCGTCTACTCCGGCCATATCGGGACGCTGGATGCACTGACAGGGATCGGCATTCAACTGGTGTGGCTGGCTGTACTCGTTATGCTAGGCAAGTGGCTCATGAAATTGGCGCTGCGCAGCGTCGTGGTACAGGGGGGATAG
- the cysW gene encoding sulfate ABC transporter permease subunit CysW, producing the protein MAGAITAHLDHQAAQRPPHINESGPVRVILISVALLFLTLVVVLPLMTIFVEAFRKGFEVYLASITDKDALAALRLTLLTAAIAVPLNTIFGVAAAWAITKFQFRGKNLLLTLIDLPFAISPVISGLIFVLLFGAQGFWGPWLDERGIQIIFALPGIVLATVFVTFPFVAREIIPLMQAQGTQEEEAAASLGARGWQIFWRITLPNIKWGLLYGIILCNARAMGEFGAVSVVSGHIRGQTNTLPLQVEILYNEYQFAAAFAVASLLLLLAFVTLLVKSFVEGRKINS; encoded by the coding sequence ATGGCTGGAGCGATTACCGCCCATCTCGATCATCAGGCGGCTCAGCGGCCGCCGCATATTAACGAGTCTGGCCCGGTGAGGGTCATCCTGATCAGCGTCGCCTTGCTATTTTTAACGCTCGTCGTGGTGCTGCCGTTGATGACGATCTTTGTGGAGGCGTTCAGGAAGGGCTTCGAGGTCTATCTGGCCTCGATTACGGATAAGGATGCGCTGGCAGCGCTGAGGCTGACGCTGCTGACAGCAGCGATCGCGGTGCCGCTCAACACGATATTCGGCGTAGCGGCAGCGTGGGCGATAACGAAGTTTCAGTTCCGGGGCAAAAATCTGCTCCTGACACTAATTGACCTGCCCTTTGCCATATCGCCTGTCATCTCGGGTCTGATCTTTGTGCTCCTGTTCGGTGCACAGGGCTTCTGGGGGCCGTGGCTTGATGAACGGGGGATTCAGATTATATTCGCCCTGCCGGGAATTGTGCTGGCGACGGTGTTTGTCACCTTCCCGTTCGTGGCGCGGGAGATCATCCCGTTAATGCAGGCGCAAGGGACACAGGAGGAGGAAGCAGCCGCGAGCCTTGGCGCGCGGGGCTGGCAGATATTCTGGCGCATCACGCTGCCTAATATCAAGTGGGGGCTGCTGTACGGGATCATTCTCTGCAACGCGCGGGCGATGGGCGAGTTCGGGGCGGTCTCTGTCGTCTCCGGACATATACGCGGACAGACGAACACATTGCCGCTGCAGGTAGAGATATTGTACAATGAATACCAGTTCGCCGCCGCCTTTGCCGTCGCCTCGCTGCTGCTGCTGCTGGCGTTTGTCACATTGCTCGTCAAATCCTTTGTGGAAGGGCGAAAAATAAATTCCTAG
- a CDS encoding ABC transporter ATP-binding protein, giving the protein MITVQDLSKTFRVAERSSGLGQAFKSLFHPRYKTVEALKDISFTIPQGEIVGYIGPNGAGKSTTIKVMSGILVPDQGTCSIMGYTPWEQRVSYVKHIGVVFGQRSQLWWDVPVIDSFELLRDIYAVPQTEYRSNLALLTELLALEPMLGTPVRQLSLGQRMRCEIAASLLHSPSVLFLDEPTIGLDAMSKLAVREFIRMINKERGVTVILTTHDMSDIEALASRILLIGKGRLLHDGSLQALRSQFGAIKTITAEFRPASAPAIIAGATTLSWSPERAEFQVDTSQVAISTILAALSEQVELLDVSIDAQPIEDLIMQLYKEHELL; this is encoded by the coding sequence GTGATTACTGTACAAGACTTGAGTAAGACCTTCCGGGTAGCGGAGCGCTCATCCGGCCTGGGGCAAGCCTTCAAGTCGTTATTTCATCCACGTTACAAAACCGTTGAAGCCCTGAAGGACATCAGCTTCACCATCCCGCAGGGCGAGATCGTCGGCTACATCGGCCCGAACGGGGCAGGCAAATCGACCACGATCAAGGTAATGAGCGGCATACTCGTCCCCGATCAAGGCACCTGCTCCATTATGGGCTATACGCCATGGGAGCAGCGCGTCAGCTATGTCAAGCATATCGGTGTCGTGTTCGGACAGCGCTCCCAGCTATGGTGGGATGTTCCGGTCATCGACTCCTTTGAGCTGCTGCGCGATATATATGCGGTGCCACAGACAGAGTACCGCAGCAATCTGGCACTGCTGACAGAGCTGCTGGCGCTGGAGCCGATGCTGGGGACACCCGTCCGCCAGCTCAGTCTGGGCCAGCGAATGCGCTGCGAGATTGCCGCCTCGCTCCTGCATAGCCCCAGCGTGCTGTTCCTCGATGAACCCACGATTGGCCTCGATGCGATGTCCAAGCTCGCTGTGCGGGAGTTCATCCGAATGATTAACAAGGAAAGAGGCGTCACCGTCATCCTGACGACCCATGACATGAGCGACATCGAGGCGCTTGCCTCGCGCATCCTGCTCATTGGCAAGGGGCGTCTGCTGCATGACGGAAGCTTGCAAGCGCTTCGCAGCCAATTCGGTGCGATCAAGACGATTACCGCCGAGTTCCGCCCTGCTAGCGCTCCGGCCATCATCGCTGGCGCCACGACGCTCTCCTGGTCGCCTGAGCGCGCCGAATTCCAGGTGGACACGAGCCAGGTCGCAATCTCGACCATCCTGGCGGCATTATCCGAGCAGGTCGAGCTGCTTGATGTGTCGATCGATGCCCAGCCGATCGAGGACTTGATTATGCAGCTCTATAAGGAGCATGAGCTGCTATGA
- a CDS encoding ABC transporter permease, whose protein sequence is MQLYWKYMTILFKSQLQYRASFLLLSLGQFLVPFSIFAGVYFLFERFGQIKGWSFPEVALCFAVIHMSFAISECFARGFDSFSGLIRRGDFDRLLVRPRGTVLQVLGSSFEFTRIGRLVQSVLVLIYAVSSLEMAWTIPKALTLGFMIASGVFIFTGIFMLAATLCFWTVQGLEVANIFTDGGREMAQYPLHIYETWVKRFFTFVIPFGCVNYVPLLYILGKSGEDSWLYMLAPTAGIAFILPCLLIWNIGVRHYRSTGS, encoded by the coding sequence ATGCAACTGTATTGGAAATATATGACTATCTTATTCAAATCACAACTGCAATACCGTGCTTCCTTCCTCCTGCTGTCGCTAGGCCAATTTCTTGTGCCGTTCTCCATCTTCGCCGGGGTGTATTTCCTGTTCGAGCGATTCGGCCAGATCAAGGGCTGGAGCTTCCCGGAGGTTGCACTATGCTTTGCCGTCATTCATATGTCGTTTGCCATTAGCGAATGCTTCGCTCGCGGCTTCGACAGCTTCTCCGGGCTGATCCGGCGAGGCGACTTCGACCGGCTGCTCGTCCGTCCGCGCGGCACCGTGCTGCAGGTGCTGGGCTCCAGCTTCGAATTCACGCGGATCGGACGGCTCGTGCAGAGCGTGCTTGTACTCATCTATGCCGTGTCTTCCCTGGAGATGGCGTGGACGATTCCCAAGGCACTCACGCTCGGCTTCATGATTGCGAGCGGCGTGTTTATCTTTACCGGAATCTTCATGCTTGCAGCGACACTATGCTTCTGGACTGTTCAAGGTCTGGAGGTCGCCAACATCTTCACCGATGGCGGGCGGGAGATGGCGCAGTATCCGCTTCATATCTATGAGACATGGGTGAAGCGCTTCTTCACCTTCGTCATCCCGTTTGGCTGTGTCAATTACGTGCCGCTGCTCTACATCTTAGGCAAGTCTGGCGAAGATAGCTGGCTCTACATGCTTGCACCGACCGCTGGCATCGCCTTCATCCTCCCTTGCCTGCTCATATGGAATATCGGAGTTCGGCATTACCGTTCCACGGGCTCCTAG
- a CDS encoding SLC13 family permease produces MALQKIELFSKLSNLELARLLGKLNKERYTPGETLFNQGDPGDRMYIIISGRIELYAASEGGERRLLAVLGEGDVLGEMALLTGETRSAAAVAAQPTELYSIDSPTLDQLLTDHPAISSYFIHQLSQRLVSTNNRLQAAKEEQASKLQEQLLQLPKQARELVVRCALLGSMPEALAQHAGLLAEGERLQEAALWLPWVSLGSGQSDALESSRLVFETERRQLVLELGKSLYGHQQLEDWLQEARTFYAHAGLWKELLLLYLDQEEWAAALELLGSHGLAAAPLPPQPAKGQSARLAGATTIARGASGARSVPWDDISLNGTGVERGAATELKPPRMELGAEPGMELGPELLRTLAALPAQQYAGRLSSLVAVLRSALEHDPDQGVSLLERVLESGEAAFAPPERLVLYSLGAELALKAGREQQAQRYLQRGEAAAASESELTSYGLSRLKLAMQRSQLLGAGAGRLLQGHRLMETFFVLLALACIVLFGWLEPVGGLSPEAMRFIGIAIAAVILWIINVIPDYLVALGMVMLWITGGLVTPEAALSGFGSTTWLYMIFIMAMSAVITKSGILYRLALNALKRFPPGYRGQLWGIIIGGLAMNPLIPSSSVKVSLGVPIARTLSESMGLADRSKGAAGFGLAAMIFYGFTAPFVLTGSYTNVMAYGLAGGKHPVSWLAWLVYAIPALAVFAAVMIALLLRMFGRTEALRPISPEVLDQQLGLLGPLSKLERIALLTVVSCILLMIAQPLHGVDSTWIMLGGFGVLIVTGALDRRTLSTGIDWTFLLFLGVAFSFAAAVEQLGIAEAMSGYLSGHMGVFAASPLLFLLAVIVLSFAVTLVIRDDPAVILLITALLPISTGLGIHPWVLVFVILLATDPFFFTYQSPTYLTAYYSSEGKAFSHRQGQQIALAYGAAVLLAVMVSIPFWHWLGLIR; encoded by the coding sequence TTGGCACTGCAAAAGATCGAGCTGTTCAGCAAGCTCTCGAATCTGGAGCTGGCTCGGCTGTTGGGCAAGCTGAACAAGGAACGCTATACACCCGGAGAGACGCTGTTCAATCAGGGTGACCCGGGAGACCGGATGTATATTATCATATCTGGCAGGATCGAGCTGTACGCGGCATCGGAAGGCGGAGAGCGCAGGCTGTTAGCCGTGCTTGGCGAGGGAGATGTGCTGGGCGAGATGGCACTGCTGACCGGAGAGACCCGTTCAGCAGCGGCTGTCGCCGCCCAGCCTACGGAGCTGTACAGCATTGATTCGCCTACACTGGATCAGTTGCTAACAGACCACCCGGCGATTTCCTCCTATTTCATCCACCAACTATCGCAACGGTTGGTGTCGACCAATAACCGGCTGCAGGCTGCCAAGGAGGAGCAGGCTTCGAAGCTGCAGGAGCAATTGCTCCAACTCCCGAAGCAGGCGCGGGAGCTGGTTGTTCGCTGTGCGCTGCTCGGCAGCATGCCGGAAGCATTGGCGCAGCATGCAGGCTTGCTGGCAGAGGGGGAACGCTTGCAGGAGGCGGCGCTGTGGCTTCCCTGGGTGAGTCTGGGCAGCGGGCAGAGTGATGCCCTTGAGAGTTCTCGTCTCGTGTTCGAGACGGAACGGCGCCAACTGGTGCTGGAGCTGGGCAAAAGCCTGTATGGGCATCAGCAACTGGAGGACTGGCTGCAGGAGGCCCGGACGTTCTATGCGCATGCAGGACTGTGGAAGGAGCTGCTGCTGCTGTATCTCGACCAGGAGGAATGGGCAGCGGCGCTTGAGCTTCTGGGTAGCCATGGCTTGGCCGCAGCACCGCTCCCACCCCAACCAGCTAAGGGACAATCTGCCAGACTTGCCGGAGCAACTACGATAGCACGGGGAGCGTCTGGTGCCCGCTCTGTTCCCTGGGACGATATATCGCTGAACGGGACGGGGGTGGAGCGAGGAGCTGCCACGGAGCTGAAGCCGCCGAGGATGGAGCTTGGGGCGGAACCAGGGATGGAGCTAGGGCCGGAGCTGCTGCGGACGCTGGCTGCTCTCCCTGCCCAGCAGTATGCCGGCCGCTTGAGCAGCCTGGTAGCTGTGCTGCGCAGTGCGCTGGAGCATGACCCCGACCAGGGCGTATCGCTGCTCGAGCGGGTGCTGGAGTCTGGCGAGGCCGCCTTCGCACCGCCCGAACGCCTTGTACTTTACAGTTTGGGTGCGGAGCTGGCGCTCAAGGCGGGACGAGAGCAACAGGCGCAGCGCTATCTTCAGCGCGGGGAGGCGGCTGCGGCGTCAGAGAGCGAGCTAACGAGCTATGGCCTATCCAGGCTGAAGCTCGCCATGCAGCGCAGCCAACTGCTGGGGGCGGGAGCCGGTAGGCTGCTCCAGGGTCATCGGCTGATGGAGACCTTCTTCGTGCTGCTGGCGTTGGCCTGCATCGTATTGTTCGGTTGGCTAGAGCCTGTCGGCGGACTGTCCCCGGAGGCGATGCGATTCATCGGGATAGCGATCGCTGCTGTCATTCTGTGGATTATTAATGTCATCCCCGACTATCTGGTGGCGCTCGGCATGGTGATGCTCTGGATAACCGGCGGTCTGGTGACGCCAGAAGCGGCATTATCGGGCTTCGGCTCGACAACCTGGCTATACATGATCTTTATTATGGCGATGAGTGCGGTCATTACGAAGTCGGGGATTCTGTACCGGCTGGCGCTCAATGCGCTCAAGCGATTCCCTCCAGGATACCGGGGGCAGTTATGGGGCATTATTATCGGGGGCTTGGCGATGAATCCGCTTATTCCTTCGTCCTCCGTTAAGGTGTCGCTGGGTGTTCCGATCGCCCGCACCTTGTCGGAGTCGATGGGGCTTGCCGATCGCAGCAAAGGGGCGGCAGGCTTCGGCCTGGCGGCAATGATCTTCTACGGCTTTACCGCGCCGTTCGTGCTGACAGGCTCTTATACGAATGTGATGGCCTACGGTCTGGCTGGCGGCAAGCACCCGGTGTCCTGGCTCGCCTGGCTGGTCTATGCTATTCCTGCTCTGGCCGTCTTCGCCGCGGTGATGATTGCACTGCTGCTGCGCATGTTTGGGCGCACAGAAGCGCTGCGTCCCATCTCGCCGGAGGTGCTCGATCAGCAGCTTGGGCTGCTTGGTCCCCTGTCGAAGCTGGAGCGGATCGCGCTGTTGACCGTGGTATCCTGCATCTTGCTCATGATCGCTCAGCCGCTGCATGGCGTGGACAGCACCTGGATCATGCTGGGCGGCTTTGGCGTGCTGATCGTGACGGGCGCGCTGGATCGGCGGACGCTATCCACTGGCATAGACTGGACCTTTCTGCTCTTCCTTGGGGTAGCGTTCAGCTTCGCCGCTGCGGTAGAGCAGCTCGGTATAGCGGAGGCTATGTCGGGCTATCTGAGCGGTCATATGGGAGTGTTCGCCGCTTCACCGCTGCTTTTTTTGCTGGCAGTCATTGTACTGTCATTCGCCGTGACGCTGGTGATTCGGGATGATCCGGCGGTCATATTGCTTATTACCGCGCTGCTGCCTATTTCGACGGGGCTGGGCATACATCCCTGGGTGCTTGTATTCGTCATTTTGCTTGCGACCGATCCGTTCTTTTTCACCTACCAATCACCGACGTATCTCACGGCCTATTACAGCTCGGAGGGCAAGGCGTTCAGCCACCGGCAAGGCCAGCAGATTGCTCTGGCGTATGGGGCTGCAGTGTTGCTGGCGGTGATGGTCTCCATCCCGTTCTGGCATTGGCTGGGACTTATTCGATGA
- a CDS encoding YezD family protein, with protein MPKPLQIDSLWTERISDQLNGLEYGSVLITVHDGRIVQIDRTERKRFDPSSESRRGAEQPVRSVT; from the coding sequence ATGCCAAAGCCACTACAGATCGATTCATTGTGGACGGAGAGAATCTCTGATCAATTAAATGGTTTGGAATACGGATCGGTGCTGATCACTGTCCATGATGGAAGAATTGTGCAGATCGATCGTACAGAGCGCAAACGATTTGATCCATCCTCAGAATCGCGCCGCGGTGCAGAGCAGCCTGTGAGATCGGTGACATAG
- the ssuE gene encoding NADPH-dependent FMN reductase — MAKIVILTGSPSRSSRLFGIVDYATQALEQAGFEVSAIHATDLPAEDLLFARFDSPAIQGIGAAVASADAVIVASPVYKASYTGLLKAVLDLLPQKGLVGKPVLPLFIGGTIAHFLSIDYALKPVLSALGARHLLTGVFAVDSQVARNEQGEAVLNEELRTRLDVALTEYAEIVKLLAGRAQQIESGNI, encoded by the coding sequence ATGGCCAAGATTGTAATCCTTACAGGGAGCCCATCCAGGAGCTCCAGACTATTCGGCATCGTAGACTATGCGACTCAAGCGCTGGAGCAGGCAGGCTTCGAGGTGTCTGCGATTCATGCAACGGATCTCCCGGCAGAGGATCTGCTGTTCGCGCGGTTCGACAGCCCCGCGATCCAGGGGATCGGAGCGGCAGTCGCTTCTGCGGATGCAGTGATCGTCGCATCGCCGGTCTATAAGGCTTCTTACACGGGATTGTTGAAGGCTGTGCTGGATTTGCTGCCGCAAAAAGGGCTTGTCGGCAAGCCGGTGCTGCCGCTGTTCATCGGCGGGACGATCGCTCATTTCTTGAGCATCGACTACGCCTTGAAGCCGGTGCTGTCTGCGCTGGGCGCGCGTCACTTGCTGACAGGCGTGTTCGCTGTCGATTCGCAGGTGGCGCGCAATGAGCAGGGCGAAGCCGTGCTGAACGAGGAGCTGCGCACCCGTCTGGATGTGGCATTGACAGAATACGCAGAGATTGTGAAGCTGCTTGCTGGCAGGGCGCAGCAGATCGAGAGCGGGAATATCTAA